The proteins below come from a single Erysipelothrix piscisicarius genomic window:
- a CDS encoding integrase core domain-containing protein: MVDTFNNEIISSALSRTTGDPKPYYKCLEDLLALLKDNKNSSTILHTDQGAVYHSKAFAKAHENYNIIRSMSRAGTPTDNPIIESLNGWIKAEMACDYQYWSVDNFENFIEEYVHYFNFERPAYCLNYKTPIQYKMDKGF, translated from the coding sequence ATGGTTGATACCTTTAACAATGAAATTATCAGTTCTGCATTATCGCGTACAACTGGTGATCCTAAGCCTTACTACAAGTGTCTCGAGGATCTCCTTGCGCTACTTAAGGATAATAAAAACAGCTCCACGATTCTTCACACAGATCAAGGAGCTGTCTACCACTCTAAAGCTTTCGCTAAAGCGCATGAAAATTATAACATAATTAGATCTATGTCGCGAGCTGGAACACCTACAGATAATCCAATTATCGAATCATTAAATGGATGGATTAAAGCAGAAATGGCGTGTGATTATCAATACTGGTCCGTAGATAACTTTGAAAATTTTATCGAAGAATATGTACATTATTTCAATTTTGAAAGACCTGCTTACTGTTTAAATTACAAAACCCCTATCCAATATAAAATGGATAAGGGTTTCTAG
- a CDS encoding GNAT family N-acetyltransferase, whose product MIRLATPDDLEAIRLIASITWKEAYKDLIPLDIINRFIEDAYAPTVLERRIETTKLVVAVQDDYIVGFGNYEIRDNDLYIVALYVLPTHQRAGVGSELLAYIEASVPDTIDQAYVDVENGNVSAESFYKKYGFVQKICIPDTLYGYPLKALRMVYEVKR is encoded by the coding sequence ATGATACGATTGGCTACGCCCGATGATTTAGAAGCAATTCGCTTGATTGCCTCCATAACATGGAAAGAAGCGTATAAGGATTTAATCCCATTGGATATTATTAATCGTTTTATTGAAGATGCGTATGCGCCCACAGTCCTTGAGCGTCGCATTGAAACGACAAAGCTTGTGGTGGCAGTTCAAGATGATTATATTGTAGGATTTGGGAATTATGAGATTCGTGACAATGATTTATATATTGTTGCATTGTACGTACTCCCAACACACCAACGTGCCGGTGTGGGTTCAGAACTTCTTGCATATATTGAAGCAAGTGTTCCTGATACAATTGACCAAGCATATGTTGATGTGGAGAATGGCAATGTGAGTGCCGAATCATTTTATAAGAAATATGGATTTGTCCAAAAAATTTGTATTCCAGATACGTTGTATGGTTACCCACTCAAAGCCCTACGTATGGTTTATGAAGTAAAACGCTAA
- a CDS encoding helix-turn-helix domain-containing protein: MMGRPKGGLNNKWTYEDRIKVVTRHIDEHISAAKLSQETGIPKGTINGWIDRFMRDGKEGLKNKKKTGNHFSALHTSKSLTEIERLQLEILKRDIEIARLKRYQVKGVGVNKEFVTLKTRIPNST; the protein is encoded by the coding sequence ATGATGGGAAGACCCAAAGGTGGATTAAATAATAAATGGACTTATGAGGATCGTATTAAAGTCGTTACACGTCATATTGATGAACATATAAGTGCTGCGAAACTATCACAAGAAACAGGAATACCGAAAGGAACGATTAATGGTTGGATTGATCGATTCATGCGTGATGGTAAAGAGGGTTTAAAAAACAAGAAAAAGACAGGAAATCATTTTTCTGCGCTTCATACGAGTAAATCATTAACTGAGATCGAACGACTTCAACTCGAAATTCTAAAACGAGATATTGAGATTGCACGATTAAAAAGGTACCAGGTGAAAGGAGTTGGTGTAAACAAGGAGTTCGTTACTTTAAAGACAAGAATTCCAAATAGCACATGA
- a CDS encoding bacterial Ig-like domain-containing protein, which yields MNFKNYSDSPVSNLTSVFSLPRIGYKTLTEGKDRGSEFDIYLKEKITVPSNFKAYYTTETLDEDLEASVHNSSIWSESVTDYAAVTAVKLVMESGSLDNGKEYVINYKGTSGSQEQYKGIAYSSVAFSLDDGAKTFTESELLGMKAYYEMGIHAHDSTIYVGDSWTAEDNFDLAVDENGDMIPFADLTVDDSEVIITKPGNYPVVYKYLDMEKTVTVTVKNNEQSITGSDVTKYVGDAMPSDSEFNASATDKDGGVITVTLDKGAVDMSIPGDYDVVITATDGQTKTVKVHVKEDKHSINGIDLIRYTGDALPSIAEFKATAMDKDGNPLEVTLDTSSVDMTTTGTYSVVITASDGQTKTVSLEIRENKQSLVGSDVTKYVGDTLPQDTEFMVSATDKEGNIISVTVDTSKVDMSKAGTYDVVLKAEDGQLLTVKVIVKANLQSINGIDVAKNIGDALPEKGEFMASATDRDGNPIDVTIDTSKVGMNTPGKYEVVITSTDGQTLTVFVTVTGLVLDGTVTIIYIDSNGNVIHEQRIITGQVGDAYSTEALNLKGYTLKEIRGNATGLFTEENQTVTYVYTKDENGNQLPQTGVSTPLISFVKYLGAVLIVMGGGLVYKNRKKSKIER from the coding sequence GTGAACTTTAAAAATTATAGTGACTCACCTGTAAGTAATTTAACGAGTGTTTTCTCGCTACCGCGAATTGGTTATAAGACCCTTACCGAAGGCAAAGATCGTGGATCTGAATTTGATATCTATTTAAAGGAAAAAATTACAGTCCCATCTAATTTCAAAGCTTATTATACAACTGAAACACTTGATGAAGATTTAGAGGCAAGCGTCCATAACAGTTCAATATGGTCCGAATCGGTGACCGACTATGCGGCAGTTACAGCAGTTAAACTTGTGATGGAATCCGGTTCACTTGACAATGGTAAAGAGTATGTCATTAACTATAAGGGAACGAGTGGATCACAAGAACAGTACAAAGGAATCGCGTACAGTTCCGTTGCTTTCTCACTTGATGATGGGGCAAAAACTTTTACAGAATCTGAACTTCTTGGAATGAAAGCTTACTATGAAATGGGGATTCATGCCCACGATTCAACAATCTATGTTGGTGATTCATGGACTGCGGAAGATAATTTTGATCTCGCTGTTGATGAAAATGGAGATATGATTCCTTTCGCTGACCTTACCGTTGATGATTCAGAAGTTATTATTACAAAACCTGGAAATTATCCTGTTGTGTATAAGTATCTCGATATGGAGAAAACAGTCACAGTAACCGTTAAGAATAATGAACAATCCATTACTGGTTCGGATGTGACCAAGTATGTTGGTGACGCAATGCCATCAGATAGTGAGTTTAATGCAAGTGCTACTGATAAAGATGGTGGAGTCATTACGGTAACCCTAGATAAGGGTGCCGTTGATATGAGCATCCCTGGAGACTATGATGTCGTCATTACGGCGACAGATGGCCAAACCAAAACGGTAAAAGTTCATGTTAAGGAAGACAAGCATTCCATTAATGGGATTGATTTAATTCGCTATACGGGGGATGCATTACCAAGCATTGCTGAGTTTAAAGCTACAGCGATGGATAAAGATGGAAATCCACTTGAAGTAACATTGGATACTTCTTCAGTTGATATGACAACGACTGGAACGTATTCTGTTGTCATCACCGCAAGCGACGGCCAAACCAAAACGGTATCTCTTGAAATTCGCGAAAATAAACAGTCTCTTGTAGGATCCGATGTAACCAAGTATGTTGGCGATACACTTCCTCAAGATACAGAGTTTATGGTTTCCGCAACAGATAAAGAAGGAAACATCATCTCCGTTACGGTAGATACTTCAAAAGTTGATATGTCTAAAGCAGGAACGTATGATGTTGTTCTTAAAGCAGAAGACGGTCAATTACTAACCGTTAAAGTAATCGTTAAAGCAAATCTTCAATCGATTAACGGAATCGATGTTGCGAAAAATATTGGCGATGCGCTACCTGAAAAGGGTGAGTTCATGGCATCCGCAACAGATCGGGATGGAAATCCTATTGACGTAACCATCGATACATCGAAGGTGGGTATGAACACGCCCGGTAAATATGAAGTTGTAATTACCTCTACAGATGGTCAAACACTCACGGTATTTGTAACCGTAACCGGTCTGGTTTTAGATGGAACTGTTACGATTATTTATATTGATTCGAATGGTAATGTTATTCATGAACAACGAATAATAACAGGTCAAGTAGGCGATGCTTATAGCACCGAAGCCCTTAACCTAAAAGGCTATACGCTAAAAGAAATAAGAGGAAATGCGACAGGACTGTTCACGGAAGAAAATCAAACCGTAACCTATGTCTATACAAAAGATGAGAATGGCAACCAACTTCCACAAACGGGAGTGAGCACGCCTCTGATCTCGTTTGTGAAGTATTTAGGCGCAGTCTTAATTGTAATGGGTGGAGGTCTTGTTTATAAAAACAGAAAAAAATCTAAAATAGAGCGCTAA
- a CDS encoding phosphotransferase enzyme family protein, producing MKSIKEVVQEFCFDGDVVEIVPFGNGHINDTYRVMCSRGSYVLQKINHQIFLDPQGLIENIEKVTRHIRQKVIKRGGDPRREVLNLIPTHHQEYICQTKSGDFWRAYELIENSKSLDLVKNKEDFYQSGLAFGAFQKDLEDFPVDTLNLTIEDFHHTPKRYDQFHKSLKLNKSGRKHFALPEIEFALKHQEFADTLWDYHQQGLLPLKVTHNDTKLNNVLLDADSNDVLCVVDLDTVMPGFSLDDFGDSIRFGASTALEDEKDLSKVHLSIPYYEAYVDGFIEGAGGSLSDLEIKLFPEGAKMMTLECGLRFLKDYIDGDVYFKTSYPDHNLVRARTQFKLVQEMDDSWEILKKISATRLKV from the coding sequence ATGAAATCAATAAAAGAAGTAGTACAAGAATTTTGTTTTGATGGGGATGTAGTGGAAATTGTTCCCTTTGGTAATGGTCATATAAACGATACCTATCGTGTTATGTGTTCAAGAGGAAGTTATGTTCTTCAAAAAATTAATCATCAGATTTTTTTAGATCCGCAAGGGCTTATCGAGAATATCGAAAAAGTAACAAGACACATTCGCCAGAAAGTCATAAAACGTGGTGGTGATCCAAGGCGTGAAGTTTTAAATCTCATTCCAACGCACCATCAAGAATATATCTGTCAAACAAAATCGGGAGATTTTTGGCGTGCCTATGAATTAATTGAGAATTCAAAATCCTTAGATCTTGTAAAAAATAAGGAAGATTTTTATCAGAGTGGTCTTGCATTTGGTGCATTCCAAAAAGATTTAGAAGACTTCCCAGTTGATACTCTAAATCTCACGATTGAAGATTTCCACCATACACCGAAGCGGTATGATCAGTTTCACAAATCCCTTAAACTCAATAAATCAGGCCGAAAACACTTCGCATTACCTGAAATTGAATTTGCACTTAAACATCAAGAATTCGCAGATACATTGTGGGATTATCATCAACAGGGTCTATTACCCCTAAAAGTAACACATAATGATACCAAGTTGAATAATGTTCTCTTAGATGCCGATTCTAATGACGTGCTCTGTGTTGTGGATTTGGATACAGTCATGCCGGGTTTTTCCTTAGATGATTTTGGAGATTCGATTCGATTTGGTGCAAGCACGGCATTAGAAGATGAAAAAGACTTATCCAAAGTTCACTTAAGCATCCCGTATTATGAAGCATATGTGGATGGGTTTATTGAAGGTGCGGGCGGTAGCTTATCAGATTTGGAAATCAAACTCTTTCCAGAAGGCGCAAAAATGATGACACTTGAATGCGGGTTGCGCTTTCTTAAAGACTACATCGATGGCGACGTTTATTTCAAGACCAGCTATCCTGACCACAATTTAGTAAGAGCACGAACACAGTTTAAATTAGTTCAAGAAATGGATGATTCTTGGGAAATATTAAAAAAAATAAGTGCTACACGTCTCAAAGTATAA